In Methanonatronarchaeum sp. AMET-Sl, one genomic interval encodes:
- a CDS encoding nitroreductase family protein, with amino-acid sequence MDLSEAIYRRKSVRSYKNQLVDEGFREKIKQYFMRSSGLFGADVEVVQVSGKELHEVLGGVLGSYGKIVAPHYLALVSNEGDFGAIGSGFFGEELVLFLTKNGLGSCWIGKFGDRDKIQKTIGTEGFIHALIAYGHPEEGDPYRLPEEASRKEISELVLDGSEYISEWREVLRAVRFAPSSINSQPWRFTLKKHQLDLYIKTKGLKKKIIKFFSDIEHLNLIDSGIALKHIEITSENPEIIDKDNKNDLNGYRYIVTVRDN; translated from the coding sequence ATGGATCTATCTGAGGCTATTTATCGACGGAAATCAGTTAGGAGTTATAAAAACCAGTTGGTTGATGAGGGGTTTAGAGAAAAAATCAAGCAGTATTTTATGAGAAGTTCTGGGTTGTTTGGAGCGGATGTGGAGGTTGTTCAAGTGAGTGGTAAGGAGCTTCATGAGGTATTGGGTGGTGTTTTAGGTAGTTATGGAAAGATAGTTGCTCCTCACTATCTGGCTTTAGTGTCTAACGAAGGTGATTTTGGCGCTATAGGTTCAGGTTTTTTTGGTGAGGAATTGGTTTTATTTTTAACTAAGAATGGGTTGGGTAGTTGTTGGATTGGTAAGTTTGGAGATAGGGATAAAATCCAAAAAACCATTGGAACCGAGGGATTCATACACGCGTTAATTGCATATGGACATCCAGAAGAGGGAGATCCATATCGATTGCCTGAAGAAGCCAGTCGTAAAGAAATCAGTGAATTGGTTTTAGATGGATCAGAATATATATCTGAGTGGCGTGAAGTCTTGAGGGCCGTTAGGTTTGCACCCTCTTCAATAAACTCACAGCCCTGGCGATTCACTCTAAAAAAACATCAATTAGATTTATACATAAAAACCAAGGGATTAAAGAAAAAAATAATTAAGTTTTTCAGCGATATAGAGCACTTAAACCTAATAGATAGTGGAATTGCGCTAAAACACATAGAAATAACCTCAGAAAACCCAGAAATAATAGATAAAGACAACAAAAACGATTTAAATGGATATCGTTATATTGTAACTGTAAGAGATAACTAG